A genomic stretch from Natronomonas gomsonensis includes:
- a CDS encoding DUF6920 family protein → MSSSEPSPSRRRWPLLAAALGVVIAAIVFARRRFATEINDHVDALYAAADSEQPAPPRFTPDDIESLPAPVRRYFERVLEPGQPHVRTARLRQQGTFRLGGADADWRPLEATQHVTVRPPGFVWDARIDIAPLVPARVVDLYRAGDGILKARLFGAIPVASAGPAPEMNEGELLRYLVEAVWVPTALLPEAGVTWEAIDDDSARATLEDGDVTASVVFHFDADDEIERVTAERYRQEDDDYASWTGHFRAYERRDGMRVPTEAEVAWTLPDGDLPYWRATIEAIDYST, encoded by the coding sequence ATGTCAAGTTCGGAGCCATCTCCCTCCCGACGCCGCTGGCCGCTGCTCGCGGCAGCGCTCGGGGTCGTCATCGCCGCCATCGTGTTCGCCCGCCGCCGGTTTGCCACCGAAATCAACGACCACGTCGACGCCCTGTATGCGGCGGCCGACTCCGAGCAGCCGGCGCCACCTCGATTCACTCCCGACGACATCGAGTCGTTGCCGGCGCCGGTCCGCCGGTACTTCGAGCGCGTCCTCGAACCGGGACAGCCCCACGTCCGAACGGCGCGATTGCGACAGCAGGGGACGTTCCGCCTTGGCGGGGCCGACGCCGACTGGCGCCCGCTGGAAGCGACCCAGCACGTCACCGTCCGGCCACCGGGATTCGTCTGGGACGCACGTATCGACATCGCCCCACTCGTTCCCGCCCGCGTCGTCGACCTGTATCGAGCGGGCGACGGCATCCTGAAAGCGCGGCTGTTCGGCGCCATCCCCGTGGCGAGCGCCGGCCCCGCCCCTGAGATGAACGAGGGCGAACTCCTCCGGTATCTCGTCGAGGCCGTCTGGGTGCCGACCGCATTGTTGCCCGAGGCGGGCGTCACCTGGGAGGCCATCGACGACGACTCGGCGCGTGCAACCCTCGAAGACGGCGACGTGACGGCCTCGGTCGTGTTCCACTTCGATGCCGACGACGAAATCGAGCGCGTCACTGCCGAACGCTACCGACAAGAAGACGACGACTACGCCTCGTGGACTGGGCACTTCCGCGCCTACGAGCGTCGCGACGGCATGCGAGTGCCGACCGAGGCGGAGGTGGCCTGGACCCTCCCTGACGGTGACCTCCCCTACTGGCGGGCGACCATCGAAGCTATCGACTACTCGACGTGA
- a CDS encoding universal stress protein, with protein MYDRIVIAVDGSEEARRAARRGLALAKAFDAEVDVVSVVERKTLRLTETADEKRQLRERGEEALAEIEDIAAEVGHTVRTELLEGKPAAQICDHAESTDADLLVVGRQGRTGLGRRLLGGVTEQVLHRGDTPVLVVPDGDVNELDADYSDVLIPTDGSDNAEVAVPHGIGVAERCGSTLHVLNVVDLQAAGGVFDAGGLDRAFIERLEARGQDAVDRVATDITESVPSLTVETAVERTTSMDGAAAGIEEYLEENGIGLVVMGSHGRSNLTRQLLGSVASTVLRTVDVPVLVVKRPD; from the coding sequence ATGTACGACCGAATCGTAATCGCCGTCGATGGGAGTGAAGAAGCCCGTCGAGCGGCGAGACGGGGGCTCGCACTCGCGAAGGCCTTCGATGCGGAGGTGGATGTGGTCTCTGTCGTCGAGCGGAAAACGCTCCGACTTACGGAGACGGCCGACGAGAAGCGCCAACTGCGAGAACGCGGCGAGGAAGCCCTCGCAGAAATCGAGGACATCGCAGCAGAGGTCGGCCACACCGTCCGGACGGAACTGCTCGAAGGCAAGCCCGCCGCCCAAATCTGTGACCACGCAGAGTCGACTGACGCCGATTTACTCGTCGTCGGGAGACAGGGACGGACGGGGCTCGGTCGCCGTCTGTTGGGCGGCGTTACCGAACAGGTCCTCCATCGGGGCGACACGCCTGTGCTCGTCGTTCCGGATGGCGACGTGAATGAACTGGACGCCGATTATTCGGACGTTCTTATCCCGACGGACGGCAGCGACAACGCCGAGGTGGCGGTCCCGCATGGTATCGGTGTCGCCGAACGCTGTGGTTCGACGCTCCACGTGTTGAACGTCGTCGACCTGCAAGCTGCAGGCGGCGTGTTCGACGCCGGCGGACTCGACCGGGCGTTCATCGAACGACTCGAAGCGAGAGGCCAGGACGCAGTCGACCGCGTCGCGACGGACATCACGGAATCCGTCCCGTCGCTGACGGTCGAGACCGCCGTCGAACGGACGACTTCGATGGATGGAGCGGCCGCCGGCATCGAAGAATACCTCGAGGAGAACGGAATCGGCCTCGTGGTGATGGGGTCACACGGCCGGTCGAACCTCACGCGTCAACTCCTCGGTAGCGTCGCCTCGACCGTGCTTCGGACGGTCGACGTTCCAGTTCTCGTGGTGAAACGACCCGACTGA
- a CDS encoding diadenylate cyclase, which produces MTTADPLDIAYRSHERVQELIDRIRVCMEDISLSFERWEEPYVTGPGLYFAVVSGPTVRNHADPMGNNRWPDVDNRNILDDVDGFYEATTEVARTRDGAVVVSVDGVVQEQLVRFRSYSPESERSREDSSPYADWMGSRHMSALDTSARPDVVTTMTLSEETGRVTVFEEGEYSTTPREQLSRTWVD; this is translated from the coding sequence ATGACTACAGCCGACCCGTTGGACATCGCCTATCGGTCGCACGAACGGGTGCAGGAGTTGATCGACCGGATTCGGGTCTGTATGGAGGACATCAGCCTGTCCTTCGAGCGCTGGGAGGAGCCGTACGTCACCGGCCCGGGGCTGTATTTCGCCGTCGTCTCCGGGCCCACCGTCAGAAATCACGCGGACCCGATGGGGAACAATCGCTGGCCCGACGTCGACAATCGTAATATCCTCGACGACGTGGATGGGTTCTACGAGGCGACGACCGAGGTCGCTCGCACTCGAGACGGTGCGGTGGTCGTGAGCGTCGACGGTGTCGTACAGGAACAGCTGGTCCGGTTCCGAAGCTACTCTCCTGAGTCGGAACGTTCTCGGGAGGACTCAAGTCCGTACGCAGATTGGATGGGGTCTCGGCACATGAGCGCACTCGATACATCCGCTCGGCCGGACGTGGTCACGACGATGACGTTGAGCGAAGAGACCGGTCGTGTGACCGTCTTCGAGGAGGGCGAGTACAGTACGACACCGCGCGAGCAACTGTCACGAACGTGGGTCGACTGA
- a CDS encoding IS6 family transposase, with the protein MPENTRLSGCLDEIELGFVEREATPRLLMKLGIHLHLAGLSLSNTVSILEIFGVNRARSTVHNWVHKADLQPESDQNPNHVAVDETVIRLNNEQYWLYAAVDPTTNEVLQTALEPTTNSVLAQAFFAELRKKHNVEDAVFLIDGSHSLKDACRRHGLDFRYEKHGNRNSVERVFREIKRRTTSFSNCFSNAEADTADDWLRSFAFAWNQLI; encoded by the coding sequence ATGCCCGAAAACACACGCCTCAGCGGATGTTTGGACGAGATTGAGTTAGGTTTTGTGGAGCGCGAAGCGACACCGCGACTGCTAATGAAGCTCGGTATTCACCTCCATTTGGCTGGATTATCACTTTCGAATACCGTTTCTATTCTTGAGATATTCGGTGTCAATCGGGCGCGATCTACCGTCCACAACTGGGTTCATAAAGCCGATCTACAGCCCGAGTCTGATCAGAACCCGAATCACGTTGCAGTCGATGAAACCGTGATTCGACTCAATAACGAGCAGTACTGGCTGTATGCCGCAGTCGATCCGACGACGAACGAAGTACTCCAGACAGCGCTTGAACCGACCACAAACAGCGTTCTTGCTCAAGCATTCTTTGCTGAACTCCGCAAAAAACACAACGTCGAGGACGCTGTCTTTCTCATCGACGGCTCGCACTCGTTGAAAGACGCCTGCCGTCGTCACGGCCTCGATTTCAGATACGAAAAACACGGAAATCGGAACAGCGTCGAACGTGTCTTTCGTGAGATAAAACGACGAACTACCAGCTTCTCAAACTGTTTCAGCAACGCCGAAGCAGACACCGCCGACGATTGGCTTCGATCCTTCGCCTTCGCATGGAATCAGCTTATCTGA